The Hyphomicrobiales bacterium nucleotide sequence CAGCGTGCATGGCGCGGGCAGTGGCGACGGCGGTCACGCGGGCCACGCGATGGGCCAGCACTCGGGTCACGGCACCGGAACTCATGGCGGTCACGCCATGGGCGCCGGCGGCGGCGATCATTCCGGTCACGGCATGGGCGCTGGCCACGGCGGTCACGCGGGCCATGGCATGGGTCACGCCGGTCACGTCATGGGTATGATCCACGCCAACGACGTCGCCTATGACGCCTTCCTCGCCAACGATCGCACCCTCGACGATCCCGAAGTCGTTGCCGTCGAGAGGGGCGGGCGCGTCCGCCTGCGCATCATCAATGGCGCGACGGCGACCAGCTTCTTCGTCTCGACGCCGGGCCTTGCCGCACGCTGCGTCGCCGTCGACGGCTCGCCCTGCCGGCCACTCGCCGCCGAGCGCTTTCCGATCGCGCAGGGCCAGCGTCTGGACCTCGAGGTCGCCATTCCGGCTGGCGGCGGCGCTTTCCCCGTGCTGGCGCAGGTCGAGGACTCGCCTCGCCGCACCGGCATCGTGCTGGCCACCACGGGCGCGAGCGTCACGCGCATCACCTCCGAGGCTGAGTCACCGAGCGGCTTCCTCGGTCTGGAACTCGAGGAGCAGCTCGTCGCCGTGCGTCCGCTCGCCCAGCGAAAGCCCGATCGCGTCTACGACTTGCTGCTCGGCGAGGAGCCCGGCTACCGGTGGACCATCAACGGGCGCGTCCACGGCGAGCATGTACCACTCGAAGCGCGCTCCGGTGAGCGCATCGAGATGACTTTTGAGAACCCGACGGGGATGGCCCATCCGATGCACCTGCACGGACACCATTTCCAGGTGGTCGGCCTCTCCGGACGGTCGATTTCGGGCGCCATGCGCGACACGGTGGTGGTGCCCCCGAACGCGAGCGTCACCATCGCGTTCGATGCCGGCTTGCCCGGCGCATGGTTCCTCCACTGTCACCACCTCTATCATATGGCGACCGGCATGATGACGGAGCTGCATGTCACGTGATGCCGATCGGCGGTTCGATGACAGTTCAATCGGGTCCAATAGGTACCGCGTGACTGTCAATTTGCTCTGGCGATTGCACTGGTAGAGGGCTGCGGGTAGACTTCA carries:
- a CDS encoding multicopper oxidase domain-containing protein — encoded protein: MIRQKLVIDRRSFLRSSSALGGLALAGLSPRSGLAAAPLLTVSTRTLEVLGKAATVYAVTGQSGRPGIFAEEGARFSGLLLNDTDVPLQMHWHGQVKAPFDQDRARPDGGMLAPRAMDAHDFELTPGTHWMHSHTLTEQQLLAAPMVAREKDAGDVQDVVLMLHDFAFRSPEEILAELGGTSVHGAGSGDGGHAGHAMGQHSGHGTGTHGGHAMGAGGGDHSGHGMGAGHGGHAGHGMGHAGHVMGMIHANDVAYDAFLANDRTLDDPEVVAVERGGRVRLRIINGATATSFFVSTPGLAARCVAVDGSPCRPLAAERFPIAQGQRLDLEVAIPAGGGAFPVLAQVEDSPRRTGIVLATTGASVTRITSEAESPSGFLGLELEEQLVAVRPLAQRKPDRVYDLLLGEEPGYRWTINGRVHGEHVPLEARSGERIEMTFENPTGMAHPMHLHGHHFQVVGLSGRSISGAMRDTVVVPPNASVTIAFDAGLPGAWFLHCHHLYHMATGMMTELHVT